In the genome of Streptomyces sp. SAI-127, the window GGCGATGTCCTCGACCCCGACCAGGAGGCCGGCCTGGAGGCCTACATGGAGGCGGGCGGCGGCTTCGTCGGCATCCATGACGCGGCCCGCGCCGAGCCGTACTCCGACTGGTTCACGGGCCTCGTCGGTGCCCGTCCGGCCGCGTCCAGCCCAACGGCCGTTCAACGGGCCACCGTTGAGGTCGGCGACCGGCAGCATCCGGCGACCAGGGATCTACCGGTGCAGTGGAAGCGTCCCGACCAGTGGTTCAACTGGACGAAGAACCCGTCCGGTGACGTGCACACCGTGGCCCGGGTGCGCGAGTCGACCTACCAGCCCGGCGCGAGCGCCAACGGCTGGGACCACCCGGTGAGCTGGTGCCGGGACTACGACGGCGGCCGGTCCTTCTACACCGGCATGGGCGGCACGGCGGCCTCGTACGACGAGACCGACTTCCGGACCCATCTGCGCGGTGCGCTGCTGTGGACCTCGCGGCTCGTGCAGGCCGACTGCAAGGCGACCATCAACGGCAACTACAAGGCCGAACGTCTCACCCAGCCAAACCAGGCGGGGCAGAGCGACCAGATCGGCGAGCCGCACGGCCTGGTCACCGCCCCCGACGGGCGCGTCCTGTACATCGGCCGGGGTGGCGCCGACTCCTCCCAGCCGGTGATCACCGACTGGAACAACCCGGACATCGGCAAGGGCAAGGGCCAGATCCACGTCTACGATCCGGCGGCCAGGAAGGTCACCCTGGCGGGCGAGCTGACCGTCTTCGGCAACAAGGGCGGCGGCGACGAGCTGGTGAAGGTCGAGGAGGGCCTGCTCGGGATCGAGCTCGACCCGCGCTTCGAGCAGAACGGCTGGGTGTATCTGCACTACACCCCGCACGCTCAGCTCAACCGCGACACCCGGATCGCCGAGCGGCGGGTCTCCCGCTTCACCCTCGACCTCGCGACGAACAAGCTGGACCTGAACAGCGAGAAGGTCCTGCTCAAGTGGCCGGTCCAGGTGCACAGTTGCTGCCACGCCGGCGGCGGGATGTCCTGGGACTCCAAGGGCAACCTGTACATCGCGACCGGCGACAACAACTCCAGTGGCTTCAGCGGCGGTTACTCGGGCAACAACCCGCAGCCGAACTTCAAGGGCGTCTCCTTCGCGGACGCGCGCCGCACCGCCGGCAACACCAACAACCTCAACGGCAAGATCCTGCGCATCCACCCGGAGCCCGACGGGACGTACACGCTGCCCGAGGGGAACCTCTTCACCGGCAAGGAGACCGCCGAGGGCGGGGGCAAGACCCGCGGCGAGATCTATGTCATGGGCGTCAGGAACCCGGCCCGCATCTTCGTCGACAAGAAGACCGACATCCTGTACGCGGGGTGGGTCGGCCCGGACGCGAGCGCGCCCTCGACGACCTGGGGCCCGGCCAAGTACGACACCTTCGCCGTCATCACCAGGGCGAGCAACCGGGGCTGGCCGTACTGCATGGGCAACAAACAGCCCTACCGGGACCGCAACCTGCCGAACCCCGACCAGCCGCTGGGCTGGTACGACTGCGACCACCCGAAGAACGAGTCGCCCAACAACGACGGTCTGGTCAATCTCCCGCCCGTCACCGGCAACAACATCTGGTACTCGCCCCAGGGCGGCGCCCCGGACTACCCGCGCGACGCGAACGGCATCCCCTCCTACAAGCAGGAGGACGCCAAGTACCTGCTGCCGTGGCTCAAGGGCGGCGGCCAGGCCGCGATGAACGGGCCGGTCTACCGCTACGACACCGCCTCGGCCACCAGCACCGTCAAGTGGCCCTCCTACTGGGACGGCAAGTGGTTCGTCGGCGACTTCTACGACGCCGACCAGCCACGCAACGCCGTCATCACCGATCCGAGGAACCACGGGGACGGCGGGCTGCCCGTCCACTCCGAGTCGCTCAAGAAGATCGTGCCGATCGGCAACGACGGCATCAAGAACCTCATGGACTGGAAGT includes:
- a CDS encoding ThuA domain-containing protein, with product MHLRGLSARSGGSTRRRAWTATVTAGVVAAGLMSGPAAGALPAPDPSATTMSVKSPPGGADVRVLVFYGSAAAGDESPVVNAGIAAVETIGLSGPVNQRFETEATDDARVFTDEKALGSYNAIVFLTGGGDVLDPDQEAGLEAYMEAGGGFVGIHDAARAEPYSDWFTGLVGARPAASSPTAVQRATVEVGDRQHPATRDLPVQWKRPDQWFNWTKNPSGDVHTVARVRESTYQPGASANGWDHPVSWCRDYDGGRSFYTGMGGTAASYDETDFRTHLRGALLWTSRLVQADCKATINGNYKAERLTQPNQAGQSDQIGEPHGLVTAPDGRVLYIGRGGADSSQPVITDWNNPDIGKGKGQIHVYDPAARKVTLAGELTVFGNKGGGDELVKVEEGLLGIELDPRFEQNGWVYLHYTPHAQLNRDTRIAERRVSRFTLDLATNKLDLNSEKVLLKWPVQVHSCCHAGGGMSWDSKGNLYIATGDNNSSGFSGGYSGNNPQPNFKGVSFADARRTAGNTNNLNGKILRIHPEPDGTYTLPEGNLFTGKETAEGGGKTRGEIYVMGVRNPARIFVDKKTDILYAGWVGPDASAPSTTWGPAKYDTFAVITRASNRGWPYCMGNKQPYRDRNLPNPDQPLGWYDCDHPKNESPNNDGLVNLPPVTGNNIWYSPQGGAPDYPRDANGIPSYKQEDAKYLLPWLKGGGQAAMNGPVYRYDTASATSTVKWPSYWDGKWFVGDFYDADQPRNAVITDPRNHGDGGLPVHSESLKKIVPIGNDGIKNLMDWKFGPDGALYVLDYGRGFFTSDAKSALWRVTYTGGGPTPAAGQLVRGGQ